One Chelonoidis abingdonii isolate Lonesome George chromosome 18, CheloAbing_2.0, whole genome shotgun sequence genomic region harbors:
- the PIH1D2 gene encoding PIH1 domain-containing protein 2, producing MAAPAHSKDMLTQVTQLWSMLDEMAESTPESYHRFMQQQLEDAKQYCTPPEPHLCLQTHILDPNEKSLFINLCRWKRVPAPKSPTDPLPLSAGPLEEVSDKAEIYSIIDIAYNPTVLQRENQAEMDHVICLTFKYIEEHYNLCLSHSYHIATFTLKGSLKRMKQSLRAGPLPAPLFNRNTRNELTLDQIKNNLREEDRTNATLLLNKDVTQSKVHLIEEIASMELVREPVTPAYELTIAKDANRKPLKIELKVEMPKVSSVSECELSLSRDDVIIEVPEKYRLQLDLPELVEEEATTATFNTGKGVLLIIMPIP from the exons ATGGCGGCTCCTGCTCACTCAAAGGACATGCTGACTCAAGTGACCCAACTCTGGAGTATGCTGGATGAGATGGCAGAAAGCACCCCTGAGAGTTACCACAGAttcatgcagcagcagctggaggatgCAAAGCAATATTGCACTCCCCCTGAACCACATCTTTGCCTACAGACCCACATACTG GATCCTAATGAAAAATCATTATTCATTAACCTCTGCAGATGGAAAAGAGTCCCAGCTCCTAAGTCACCTACTGATCCACTACCTCTAAGTGCTGGCCCACTTGAGGAGGTGTCCGATAAAGCAG AGATTTACTCCATCATAGATATTGCATATAATCCGACTGTTCTTCAGCGGGAGAACCAAGCAGAAATGGATCACGTGATCTGTCTGACATTTAAATACATTGAGGAGCATTACAACCTCTGTCTCTCCCACTCTTACCACATTGCAACATTCACACTCAAAGGAAGCCTGAAAAGGATGAAACAGAGTCTGAGAGCAGGACCACTACCAGCTCCACTTTTCAACAGGAACACGAGGAATG AACTGACCCTGGACCAGATAAAGAACAACCTCAGAGAGGAGGACCGCACTAATGCTACACTGCTGCTGAACAAGGATGTTACACAGTCTAAAGTGCATCTGATAGAAGAAATTGCCAGTATGGAGCTGGTACGGGAGCCAGTCACACCAGCCTATGAACTGACCATTGCAAAGGATGCAAACAGGAAACCTCTAAAGATTGAACTGAAAGTTGAAATGCCTAAAGTTAGTTCCGTTTCTGAATGTGAACTGAGCCTTTCAAGG GATGATGTAATCATTGAAGTCCCTGAAAAATACAGATTACAGCTGGATTTGCCAGAGTTAGTCGAAGAAGAAGCAACTACAGCAACATTTAACACAGGAAAAGGTGTGTTGCTTATCATAATGCCAATTCCCTAA